TCATAAACCTGTATATATTCATTGGATGAAAGTTAAATTATTCCCGCAATATTTCATTGCGGTGCGGGGCCCGTGCGGTGGGGCCTGTGCCGTGCGGGTCTGCCGGGTCTGTTCCGGCAAGATCGTCCGGCGTCCATGCGCGGGTGAATAATAATGGGTGTCAGGCATGGATGCGCCGTTGCCTTATGGGGCGTGACCGGTTATTTGTTATTCGTCCCGGGTGCCGAACTGCGCCAACTCACCAGCTCACGTCTAACACATTAAATACGCCGGCTCACGCGAAACATGTTAAATACGTCCGCTCACGCAAAACACGTTAAATACGTCCGCTCATACGAAACATATAAAATATGCCCGCTCACGCAAAACATGCAAACACGCAAAACATGTTCAATGCGCTAAACATGCATTGTCTGAACAATGGTGGTAAGTAGAATAATAGTATAAAATAGCAGAGTCAGGAGATAAACGCCCGACCCGTCATTTTGGGATATATGATACTGACTGACTCTTGAAAAACTATTCGAATATTGTCTGTTATATCAGGCCGCGTGGTTAAACAGCGGGTGATCGGAGGGTACATCTTTCCCGAAGCGGAATTCCCTCACCACCTCATACCTGTCATTACTGCCGGCCGGCTTCCTCAGCAGGCTGAAGCTGTGGCAGTGAAAGCTGCGCACAAACATTTTATTGGAAAAATAAGGAGCGAGCTGATTGAACTGCTGGTGGCTGATCGCCCGCGCCAGTGTGATATGCGGTTTGTAGCCGCCGGGTTTCAGCTCGAAGGCCTGCAGTATCTTCCGGTGCAGATCTTCCACTGGTTTGGGGTTCGCTACATTCACATACAACATGTGCCTGGTATCGCCCTGTTTGCAATGATCAATGCGGGAAGTATAGATGGTAAAAGCGGTCTGATCACCTACCACCTGCTCCAGCATGTTTACAAAATCCGTTTCATACTGCCGGGGAAATTCCGATCTGAATAAGGCAATATGCGCCTGC
This genomic stretch from Chitinophaga sp. XS-30 harbors:
- a CDS encoding 2'-5' RNA ligase family protein; the encoded protein is MEQEVIYDYMLVIQPDAQTVQDVSMFRHLISEELGALPGTSTQAHIALFRSEFPRQYETDFVNMLEQVVGDQTAFTIYTSRIDHCKQGDTRHMLYVNVANPKPVEDLHRKILQAFELKPGGYKPHITLARAISHQQFNQLAPYFSNKMFVRSFHCHSFSLLRKPAGSNDRYEVVREFRFGKDVPSDHPLFNHAA